aagaaatcagccccagcctcgcttCTGGCTTCTTCACACCatcctgtgtgtttttattacggcctgttggtggtgctgttgcgctcgattctacaaaaatacaaaatgattcactttaaaagatttaacagcaaataatctgatgtggagccagaaataaaaccttttactgatgtgtgtttatttttggaagACAGGTTGCACATTTACACCAGCTACTTCCAGATATGAAAATTATAATGTtttcaatgtgtgtgtatgtgtgtgtgtgtgtttccgttCAGTCCTGGGATGATTCACTGGCGAGAGGTGCTCGGTCCTGGGCGAGACATTGCAGGGCATCCCATAATCCTGTGCTGAAGCAGGAGGGCAAGGCCCACCCGGCGTTCCGGCATGTCGGAGAGAACATCTGGCTCGGAGCTCCGTACTCAGCCTTTACAGTCGAGTCAGCAGTCAACAGCTGGAACAAAGAGGGTGCTGATTACACACTTGCAAACAACAGCTGTGCCAGACTGTGTGGACATTATACACAGGTCAgctgccactgtgtgtgtgcgtgtgtgtgtgtgtgtgtgtgtgtgtgttgtaaaacAGACTTTATAATAAACAATGCAGTTTATTCATGTGATAATTTCTGgtacataatttacatatttgATTTTACAGTAACTAGTGTGAAGTCGATACGTATCATTCACAAATGATTCAGTCGTTCTGAACGAGTCACTAAGGTGAACGAATCAGTACTGGTTCCTGACAGGTACTGAGTCATAACTTTCATTCACATCAGTGTATttgctcttgtgtgtgtgtgtgtgtgtgtgtgtgtgtgtgctgaatctAATTCTGTGCAccttgagtcagtgaatcttttaGTTATGACTGAGAGTCGCTCCTTATGTATTCAGTAGATCACtgtgtgaatcagtgaatctttggGTCATGGTTGAGATTCACTCCTTTCTCATTCAGtgagttagtgtttgaattttcaAATCTTTTGCTCATGGCAGAGATTCACTTCCTCTCCAGGTCAGCAGGTCAGAAAAAGCAATGaattttggttatttttactttgttcaagctgtttgttttctgatttgtgcaaatgaatgaaatggTGAAGCAATCTAATCAAATCATTGAAATGAACAGACTCAAATGACTCAAACAGCACGTCCCTATGTGACTGATTCTTCTTACatgacagcaatttgccaagcattacaagtttttatttattgacacatcatactttttatccatttatagttacagttaatgttgtggaacgtcagtgaaaaaagttagttcctgttgtcgcttacgttatagcagctacaaacagtcgttccctcaccagcctctctttattctctctcttgaaattaatgaaacaaaaacgcagcttgtttcGCATGTTatcgagaaactgcaaagaagcgtaaactcctctgtcccgatgatgtcagaaaacctaaagttacagctttatctctgactgttacaaagcgctgacactggagactccttccataaatgttagataAACGTCATCCTACAGAAAgattaataatactaatatagCAGACGGCATAAACATCCATCTTTCTGTGTCCTTCGTGTGTTTCAGTTGATGTGGGCGACGAGTTATAAAGTCGGCTGTGCCGTCCACGTCTGTTCCAGAGGAATTGAAAACTTCTCCAAACATCCCGAGTCGACCATTTTTGTGTGTAACTATGGTGACGCGTAAGTAAAAATATTCACGTCTCATTCTGCACTCTTGCATCTGAATCCCTGCATTTTCTCTGCTTTAGTGCGACATTTGAGCTACTGTTTTAATTAtgatatctttattttattatcctCCGTCACAGTGGGAACGTGTTCGGGTTCACGCCGTATATCGTGGGTCTGGCCTGCAGCAAGTGCGGCATGGAGAAATGCAGGGACAAGCTTTGCAGTaagaacaacagcaaaacattttcacattattttggCTCTGTATCACAACCGTTTATAAAATGTGTCAAATGTGTGTACACTCATCTTTCCAACAGCTGATCCAAACCGAGACCAAGTTAAAAGTATGTATGGTGATGATTCATGTTCCAAATTAACTCCTCCATTTATTAGACACGACTCTCCAGCCCGCACAGTGAACTCTAATAACCCCTGCTGTCTCTCTCCGCTTATAAATAACTTTTCCGCTCATTTcatatttctctcattttcagcTTTATATTTTAGAATTATTGGTTTCTGACTCAAAATATCTCTCCTTGCAGGATATGACTGGGTGCCGGGGTGGGATCTCGGCCCCAGCGGTTCGGCTCAGGCgatctctgattggctgaacgGCTCTAAACTGCAGCTCCTGGCTGGATCGTTCTGGCTTCTTTACTTTTATGCAATGCACTGAAATCACTCAATAAACCGAATTCCATTTTAATCAAGACTTAGATCAAtgcgattattattattattattattattattattattatttcgaACCGTAACAGAGAGCTGACGTGGCGTAAATCCCTGCTGTGTAGGACTGGTGCTACCCTGCATCATATTCACATATACTGTCATATCATTATGATATTCTTATAAATAATCTTTTCACCTTTcatatgaatacatttaaaaaaaaataaacacaactcCGTATATTTCCTGATGTGTGAGTGTTGCCTCTTGATGGAGTCATATTCACTGTGCGATTTAcacaacatttacacaaatgtaCTATATATTTCATTTGGCTATGCATCCCTGGGTGATGATAATGatgctgttgccatggagactgTTGTATGTATAGCGCTCCGTAGGCAGCGGGGAAGAACAGCGTGAACACAGATGAGTCATGATCTTAAAAGGCAGCGTGTTTGTACTTCTGAGCAATCGCTCCGTAATgcggtgtgtttgtgtgtgttttttctgagGCTACTCAGTCTGACCTGATCTTATTCTTACATCATGTGTAGAAATAAAAGCaggatattaaataaaaacagacatcacaTGCACATGGGGACACAAGGACATCAAAATGTATCTGGatacacagtaaaataaaacaaaaatgaatcagaaaaataaaaacaaaatgcagaaaTACCTTTTATAAGGACGTGGTGCAACTTCGGTTATGCTAATGCTCGGTTCTGATGCTAATCTGAACACCGTCTCGTTGCTTTCTACAGTATTAACCGACCACAGATATTAAACTGCCGctatagttttttttccatgtgttGGTAAAAGATTAACATTGCTACAAGATCATAATGGCATTGCCTGCTAGCTAGCAAACGTGTTATTAATATTAGGGCTTTAACGATTAtgtgaaataatttaaacaattattaaGCCTCTGGTAAAAACTGACGGGTTTGTCAGTCACACATCGCTACGTTTGGTAGCTGAACTGAAGGTTTTGTGCTGTTCATGAACTCTTCATAAAGAGAAGTTGCTGTTCATTAACAGTTCATGAACAGGTGCTGTATTGTTTATGAGCCGGTGAGAAAGAGAAGGTGTTACGCTGTTCATCACCTGTTCACAAACATGAAcatgagcaataaaacactgcttTTCAAGATGTGCTATAGGAAAACagtcaacttcagagtggtcaCAGTCACTCCGCCtcatcctcttataccacagcattttaccaacaattatcatttttcattaaagaatgacacgtgaGTTGCGTGTGGATGAcgtgttaaaatgttaaatgggAGGCATGTGAGTAGTTTGAACAAGTTTATCAAGATCTCCTGGTGCTTGTAATCTGATTTGTTTCACAAAGGtcttccttgtgtgtgtgtgtgtgtgtgtgtgtgtgtgtgtgtgagagagagagagagagagagccttaTTGATGTCACAAGATATTTAATGGAACAGAGTTATAAAGTTCAGTCCTGCTTCACTCACTCAGTTTAGGGACTAAAGGAGAAGTGAGCAGGACTTCAGAGTTTCCTGGAAAATAAAAAGTCTTGAAGTGGAGGTTCAGAGCTGAGTAAACACGTGAGTAAACCCaagctgaaggtgtgtgtgtgtgtgtgtgtgtgtgtgtgaggcagagagagagcatgtgtgggTAAAACACATCTCTGGGATTCATCTTCCATCAGCGTGAAATCAACTGGAGCTCATCATGGTTCGCTCATCGGTCGCTGGAGTAACCTTGCTCGTGCTGGTTTCCATGGCGACGCCAGACTTGGTGTGTGGGGGCCAAGAGAGAGGCAAGGACTCacgactcacacacactcatttcgCACATAATCAGTATTACACgcctcagactggaggagtgaGGAGCATGACTTTCCAAAAGACACCACGTAATGACATATTGGAGAATAATCACTACAGTGTGCAGATTTCTGAGGCTGAATTAGGTGACGTAAACCCTCGGCCTGAAAATAAACCTGCGATTAGAATTCCTAACTCTGCTCAGTTGCATATGGAACTCTCAGATGATAACGAGTGTAATGACATTAAGTGTAATGACTATGTAAGTGATGGAAAAGGTCGATCTGGTGTGGAGTTTAACAGAGTCACGTGGGATGAAGTGTCAGATGTTACGCCGAAGTCCACTGAAGTCCCtgccgtgcacacacacactgaaggccctgccgtgcacacacacactgaaggccctgccgtgcacacacacactgaaggccctgtcgtgcacacacactccggtCCGGTTCGTGGACTGACGCTGGAAAAAGCTCATGTGTTTTATGGGATTCCGTACGCAGCCCCGCCAGTGGGCCCAAAACGGTGGGCCGCTCCTGAACCCGTGTCTCAGTGGACGAAGCCGTATGACGCCACGTTCCCTCGGCCGGCGTGCATGCAGGCTTGTGCGGGGGAATTCTCTGAAGAGTGTCCTCCTAAGGTAATCCTCTCTCCACCAATCAAGTAAGAGATAACACCCGACTGAGGGAAGCTCTCAATTAAAGCGATTCGTTTTAATTAAACAGATAGTTGTTGGCTACAGGGTGTGAAAGCCAATGCCACAGTGGGTGAAAATTGGATCATGGTCACTTCGAAAGtgagctaaataaaaaattaatgtgtgtttgttttttaattacagttcaTTAGAAACATTTCTAATGGTTTCCGTCATGTAATGGGAAATGGCTTAATTGTTTGCATCGGGAATTACGTATAGAGGTAATCTACAACAGCGTTGTAGAATATACGTTCCATTAATCtaccattacagatcaccagaAACACTTTAAACTCCATTAGGAACCATCAGAAATCTGTAATGGCTTTTAATGATGTTTCTGCAATGTGGCAGATATGAGTAAGAAAAACGTAGAATATACAAAGCCTCAGTTTTTAAATGCTAGTATTATTAGTAATGCTAGAATTATTTGGTATAGagatttattttcatcttatttTCACAACTGCAGacctttagatttttttaatggacttataatcacattattttatttaaaataaatatcaagaCTACTATAAATGATTTTcttcaccttcacacactaaagCCAATGAATCTActtttttgtaatgaaaatgaatagcTTAATtgtgacattaacattaattaacattaactaatgtgtgttcaggtgagtgAGGACTGTCTGTACCTGAACGTGTATGTTCCTGTGAGTGTGGATCTCTCAGAGAAGACCGCTGCTCAGCTTCCTGTCATGGTGTGGATCCACGGAGGTGACTTCATCGCAGGCTCCGCCTCCAAACCACTGTACGACGGACGCTTCATCAGTAACTATAGCAACACTGTGGTGGTAAACATGGAGTATCGCCTGGGTGAGACTCGCCATAAACACATCGTCTCCAAAATCATGAGtaataatttgtgtgtgcagtgagttAGTGGATGTGTTACGGGTGATTAACAAACAATAATCATGCAAATGATGTCACATGCAAATTAGTGGGAGGgaacaatatttaaatgaggATTTTGAGATTGATTGAAggaaatatcaaatataaaagcagctttaaagcaGAAGTATTAAGTCCTAATTTCTAGAAACATCAGTAAAATTGTTGGAAGCaggtttttgtaaatttattccCTGTCCTTCAGTAGTATTAATTTATACACAGTACACATTTTTTTGGATATTAAAGCTAAAATATTCCTAAAAATTGCATATTCATCACATGCAAACCGGACGTGTTATTTTGCTTACGTGGAAGGCCTCTGTGGAGCCTGTCTGGATGTTTTTGCAGGTGTTCTGAGGTTTGTGTGGACAACACAAgcacttttatatttatttatctgtaattAATCGTGGCTGCTGTACAGGAGCTTTTGGGTTCCTGGTGACGGGAAAAGATCCTGAGAGATCTGCAGTGGGAAATTACGGAATTCTGGATCAGCAGGCGGCACTACGCTGGGTCCAAAAGAACATCGCCGCATTTGGTGGAGACccagtgaaggtgtgtgtggtgcttaTGAACAGTTAGAATAATTCCATATGTATCATAGTGTTACTCATCATGGTTTTCCTGCAGCACTTATATTCACTGttatcagaaggtgttgattaattctctataacagcagctctgacagtagtgcaggtttatattaatgtgctcgctctaatacgttatcatttctatagcaacagctcattcacagggacgtggaCAGCGGACGCACCACTgataaaaaacagattaaaaaatttgttgatgtggtgaagttttctttgagTAAGAAGGTGTttgtttgacatttatggaaggagtctccagtgtcagcgctgtgtaaaaaagctgtaactttaagttttccgacgtcttcaggacagaggagtttacgcttctttgcggtttctcagtaacatgcggaacaagctacgtttttttttttacttattaacttcaagagagaaaaaaaaagaagctggcgagggaacgagtgtttatagctgctatagctta
The genomic region above belongs to Pangasianodon hypophthalmus isolate fPanHyp1 chromosome 6, fPanHyp1.pri, whole genome shotgun sequence and contains:
- the glipr1b gene encoding glioma pathogenesis-related protein 1b isoform X3, encoding MACPQHDARATHQYSLYSGCINALTHSLTHSHTLTHINTLTHTLSHTLSHINTLSHSLTHSLTHSSVRENLSLFSLIMDLLTCTLLWISALLSGPSGARAFMLPDISEPEFIRRCVQAHNVHRSRAQPPAANMRSMSWDDSLARGARSWARHCRASHNPVLKQEGKAHPAFRHVGENIWLGAPYSAFTVESAVNSWNKEGADYTLANNSCARLCGHYTQLMWATSYKVGCAVHVCSRGIENFSKHPESTIFVCNYGDAGNVFGFTPYIVGLACSKCGMEKCRDKLCRYDWVPGWDLGPSGSAQAISDWLNGSKLQLLAGSFWLLYFYAMH
- the si:dkey-30c15.17 gene encoding cAMP-regulated D2 protein — encoded protein: MVRSSVAGVTLLVLVSMATPDLVCGGQERGKDSRLTHTHFAHNQYYTPQTGGVRSMTFQKTPRNDILENNHYSVQISEAELGDVNPRPENKPAIRIPNSAQLHMELSDDNECNDIKCNDYVSDGKGRSGVEFNRVTWDEVSDVTPKSTEVPAVHTHTEGPAVHTHTEGPAVHTHTEGPVVHTHSGPVRGLTLEKAHVFYGIPYAAPPVGPKRWAAPEPVSQWTKPYDATFPRPACMQACAGEFSEECPPKVSEDCLYLNVYVPVSVDLSEKTAAQLPVMVWIHGGDFIAGSASKPLYDGRFISNYSNTVVVNMEYRLGAFGFLVTGKDPERSAVGNYGILDQQAALRWVQKNIAAFGGDPVKVTLFGESAGAQSVCLHLMMQSSETLFRHATIQSQPFSIPLKTRWDAMKLGRNFLIHTTCSASDMQCLRSLSTHTVLQAQVQAGSKIINPFRFLEVFETWGPYVDGELITEQPIAAFQKGHWQSYKPVIMGTTSEEGVIFVYGAFNGSVSVLECIVYTTAIFKQHTLKVLQKYLPVYHKVDKRTMLSQIVTDFVFLCPARCSARAALSMGGAVWMYVFDHAPSDHKIWAGLTFCYDHACHGAELPFLFDSAPVANFSFTARESRLANQMVCYWGAFAHSGDPNSHREHTSFCRNQRLAPWPKYTPARGWPVLNLTLQSHLQRGNRDHFCDFWDRLDIY
- the glipr1b gene encoding glioma pathogenesis-related protein 1b isoform X1, with protein sequence MACPQHDARATHQYSLYSGCINALTHSLTHSHTLTHINTLTHTLSHTLSHINTLSHSLTHSLTHSSVRENLSLFSLIMDLLTCTLLWISALLSGPSGARAFMLPDISEPEFIRRCVQAHNVHRSRAQPPAANMRSMSWDDSLARGARSWARHCRASHNPVLKQEGKAHPAFRHVGENIWLGAPYSAFTVESAVNSWNKEGADYTLANNSCARLCGHYTQLMWATSYKVGCAVHVCSRGIENFSKHPESTIFVCNYGDAGNVFGFTPYIVGLACSKCGMEKCRDKLCTDPNRDQVKSMYGDDSCSKLTPPFIRHDSPARTVNSNNPCCLSPLINNFSAHFIFLSFSALYFRIIGF
- the glipr1b gene encoding glioma pathogenesis-related protein 1b isoform X2 gives rise to the protein MACPQHDARATHQYSLYSGCINALTHSLTHSHTLTHINTLTHTLSHTLSHINTLSHSLTHSLTHSSVRENLSLFSLIMDLLTCTLLWISALLSGPSGARAFMLPDISEPEFIRRCVQAHNVHRSRAQPPAANMRSMSWDDSLARGARSWARHCRASHNPVLKQEGKAHPAFRHVGENIWLGAPYSAFTVESAVNSWNKEGADYTLANNSCARLCGHYTQLMWATSYKVGCAVHVCSRGIENFSKHPESTIFVCNYGDAGNVFGFTPYIVGLACSKCGMEKCRDKLCTDPNRDQVKRYDWVPGWDLGPSGSAQAISDWLNGSKLQLLAGSFWLLYFYAMH